A window of Nonomuraea angiospora genomic DNA:
CGAGGCCACCTGCCGCGCGGCGGTCACCTCCCGGGTGAAGCGGCGGCGCAGGACGGAGTCGCCGGACAGGTACGCGTGCAGGACCTTGACCGCCACGCGGTTGGCCGCCTCGTCGTAGCCCTCGTAGACGACGCCCTGGCCGCCCGAGCCGAGCCTGCTCGCCAGCCGGTAGCGGCCCAGCCTCGACGGATCCCCGGGGCGCAGCGGGTCTGCTGTCATGGTTGCTTAGATGGCCGATCACCGCCGCCGGTTCGGGCGGCGGGCTGCCCGCGACGGCGTGTCCGTCAGGAACGGCTTCCGCTCAAGTCCCACGAGATCAGCACAGAAGGCAGGACCATGCTCACCACCGAGGAACAAGCCGTCGTCGACACGGTCCGCGACTTCGTCGAGCGCGAGGTCCGGCCCGTCGCCCGCGACCTGGAACACGCCAACGCCTACCCGGACAAGCTCATCGAGCAGATGAAGCGGCTGGGCATCTTCGGCCTGGCCGTCCCCGAACCCTGGGGCGAGGCGCCGGTCTCCATGCCGTGCTACGCCCTGGTCACCGCCGAGCTCGCCCGCGGCTGGATGAGCCTGGCCGGCGCCATGGGCGGGCACACCGTCGTGGCCAAACTCATCCTCGCCTTCGGCACCCACGAGCAGAAGGACCACTACCTGCCCAGGATGGCGACCGGCGAGATCCGCGCGACCATGGCGCTGACCGAACCCGGCGGCGGCTCGGACCTGCAGGCCATGACCACCGCCGCCCGCCGGGACGGCGACGCGTACGTGGTCAACGGCGCCAAGACGTGGATCACCAACGCCCGCCGCTCCCAGCTGATCGCCCTCATGTGCAAGACCGACCCCTCCGCCCGGCCGCGCCACAAGGGCATCTCCATCCTGCTCGTCGAACACGGGCCGGGCCTGACGGTCTCGCGCGACCTGCCCAAGCTCGGCTACAAGGGCGTCGAGAGCTGCGAGCTGGTCTTCGAGGACTTCAGGGCACCGCGCGCCGCCCTGCTCGGCGCCGAGGAGGGCCGCGGCTTCGCGCAGATGATGAAGGGCCTGGAGGTGGGCCGCATCCAGGTCGCCGCCCGCGCCCTGGGGGTGGGCCGCGCGGCGTTCGACGACGCCCTGCGCTACGCGCAGGAGCGGGAGAGCTTCGGCAAGCCCATCTGGAAGCACCAGGCCGTCGGCAACCATCTCGCCGACATGGCCACCGACCTCACCGCCGCCCGCCAGCTCATCCTGTACGCCGCCGAGCGCTACGAGAGCGGCATGCGCTGCGACATGGAGGCCGGCATGGCGAAGCTGTTCGCCTCCGAGG
This region includes:
- a CDS encoding acyl-CoA dehydrogenase family protein, with the protein product MLTTEEQAVVDTVRDFVEREVRPVARDLEHANAYPDKLIEQMKRLGIFGLAVPEPWGEAPVSMPCYALVTAELARGWMSLAGAMGGHTVVAKLILAFGTHEQKDHYLPRMATGEIRATMALTEPGGGSDLQAMTTAARRDGDAYVVNGAKTWITNARRSQLIALMCKTDPSARPRHKGISILLVEHGPGLTVSRDLPKLGYKGVESCELVFEDFRAPRAALLGAEEGRGFAQMMKGLEVGRIQVAARALGVGRAAFDDALRYAQERESFGKPIWKHQAVGNHLADMATDLTAARQLILYAAERYESGMRCDMEAGMAKLFASEAAMRAALNAVRIHGGYGYSTEFDVERYFRDAPLMIVGEGTNEIQRNVIAVQLVKRGGLD